A stretch of the Bradyrhizobium sp. CCBAU 53351 genome encodes the following:
- a CDS encoding transporter substrate-binding domain-containing protein: MIVRIALAMAVALLATLSAHAQQAPSRLDEIVKRGTLRVGMTGDYKPFTYLDKATQKFGGFDVDMAEALGKALGVKVEFVPTAWPKLMKDFEADQFDIAMGGVSVTLDRQKKGFFSTPIMREGKTPIARCADVGKYQSIADIDKKGTRVIVNPGGTNERFARANIKDADITVFPDNTVIFDEIAKGNADLMMTDASETRYQQKQHQGVLCAVHPEKPFDFSEKAYWLQRDMALKAFVDQWLHISMEDGSYWKIYAAWFD, encoded by the coding sequence ATGATCGTTCGAATCGCATTGGCTATGGCCGTCGCACTGCTGGCAACCCTTTCGGCCCATGCGCAGCAGGCGCCCTCGCGCCTGGATGAGATCGTCAAGCGCGGCACCTTGCGCGTCGGCATGACCGGCGACTACAAGCCCTTCACCTATCTGGACAAGGCGACGCAGAAATTCGGCGGCTTCGACGTCGACATGGCGGAGGCGCTAGGCAAGGCGCTCGGGGTCAAGGTCGAGTTCGTGCCGACCGCCTGGCCGAAGCTGATGAAGGATTTCGAGGCCGACCAGTTCGACATCGCGATGGGCGGCGTCTCGGTCACGCTCGACCGGCAGAAGAAGGGCTTCTTCTCGACGCCGATCATGCGCGAGGGCAAGACGCCGATCGCCCGCTGCGCCGACGTCGGCAAATACCAGAGCATCGCCGACATCGACAAGAAGGGCACTCGCGTCATCGTCAATCCCGGCGGCACCAACGAGCGCTTCGCACGCGCCAACATCAAGGATGCCGACATCACCGTCTTCCCCGACAACACCGTGATTTTCGACGAGATCGCCAAGGGCAATGCCGATCTCATGATGACGGACGCCTCGGAGACGCGCTACCAGCAGAAGCAGCACCAGGGCGTGCTGTGCGCCGTGCATCCGGAAAAACCCTTCGATTTTTCCGAGAAGGCCTACTGGCTTCAGCGCGACATGGCGCTGAAGGCCTTCGTCGACCAGTGGCTGCACATTTCCATGGAGGACGGCAGCTACTGGAAGATCTACGCCGCCTGGTTCGATTAG
- a CDS encoding DUF1993 family protein: MYEASVGLFVPYLRNLSVLLDKGVAYAEARKFNPAVLLGMRLAPNMYDLAQQVGEACRHATVAPALLAECEPVALPALEHDMAGLQARIATSLEFIGSLPRAEIEAAAERNVFFKLKNGTELPFTGRTLLLTFSVPQFFFHVTTAYDLLRHAGVELVKKDYLGRK, encoded by the coding sequence ATGTACGAGGCCTCGGTCGGCCTCTTCGTGCCGTATTTGCGTAACCTGTCGGTCCTGCTCGACAAGGGTGTCGCCTATGCGGAGGCCCGCAAGTTCAATCCGGCGGTCCTGCTCGGCATGCGCCTTGCGCCGAACATGTACGATTTGGCGCAGCAGGTCGGCGAGGCCTGCCGCCACGCCACTGTCGCGCCGGCCTTGCTGGCAGAGTGCGAGCCGGTGGCGCTGCCGGCACTGGAGCACGACATGGCCGGGCTTCAGGCGCGCATCGCGACCTCGCTCGAGTTCATTGGAAGCCTGCCCCGCGCGGAGATCGAGGCGGCGGCGGAGCGCAATGTCTTCTTCAAGCTGAAGAACGGGACCGAGCTGCCCTTCACAGGGCGGACGCTGCTGCTGACGTTCAGCGTCCCGCAGTTCTTCTTTCACGTCACGACCGCCTACGACCTGTTGCGGCACGCCGGCGTCGAGCTCGTGAAGAAGGATTATCTCGGAAGAAAATAG
- a CDS encoding cupin domain-containing protein, translated as MEITVAGTRPTRRAPKENFTGTVWQDPVIMAPAPARLNCSRVAFEPGARTNWHHHPLGQTLYVISGVGRVQTKGGPVREIRPGDTVWIPPGELHWHGASPTNGMCHIAMQEALDGVYSTWLEPVTDAEYGAALG; from the coding sequence ATGGAGATCACTGTTGCAGGCACGCGGCCGACCCGCCGCGCGCCCAAGGAAAACTTCACCGGCACCGTATGGCAGGACCCCGTGATCATGGCGCCCGCGCCGGCACGGCTGAACTGCTCGCGCGTCGCCTTCGAGCCGGGTGCCCGCACCAATTGGCACCATCATCCGCTGGGACAGACGCTCTACGTGATTTCGGGCGTCGGCCGCGTCCAGACCAAGGGCGGTCCGGTCAGGGAGATCCGCCCCGGCGACACCGTCTGGATTCCGCCGGGCGAATTGCACTGGCACGGCGCCTCGCCGACCAACGGCATGTGCCACATTGCCATGCAGGAAGCGCTCGACGGAGTCTACTCGACGTGGCTCGAGCCCGTCACGGACGCAGAGTACGGCGCCGCGCTGGGCTAA
- a CDS encoding PAS domain-containing protein: MTSEEVVRRHVIGALRNRQTSLTTALQPLVNEQARMLVSEFGFDAHTVGKILQSQNTVLNVLSERYDALDEAAHYSEIPFVELANDGRIVYSNAAFDKLIPGKRGAPFSGLFGSRAADVYMALRANHNTSLRADIQTGETVRQVRVEIGPLRDEDGKPGNYALLLDQSAEQSRLDALQDGVLRTDLTGKIRFANERAAQVLGFSESELKEMSLSHVFGPDDDGTTNLFAEWITKQTGFSSFVRLRPKDGRSVLARVSGTPYMEAPNSSAGLLVLFAPLAEDRARHELKTILAGHDDPQEIIEATLQAIGKVIPFEMSTFGVYNDLNDYWRAVTISPRPSWEWSTRWFKVPPGVIEWLEQGKTWDNDLAGFVESRNPEEKDNPVSKAIIDDKFESMLVLPIRKAGGRFGSSLALLSRKHKYTAADLRTLQNLGVEEILQAANAAMEHAQAHALRKLKDDLNKAPSARAIAELLATGTTKCLGWEYVGVFRVDRLRSRFVLVSEHVKNDRNLLVKSADRKAEYTQELSSGMLGSCLTARDILVVPDISDTERNYGFIQTAPDQRSAMTVPLFVNGKIELILDMESSELNAFRGPDRDAASGLAADCEQIFAARWHEAIEYALMNRIEQAAVIVDAVGTICHMNGAAANIFGQARDKKLSSFGARDEDSVQLAETGIQHRLRVHLAIGDAPRTELTVLANREPLNDDYGHQLWLFTSLADQSRESDWGYLEETVTAVARETRAPLLMADGLLRSAASLLGKPDLMRNCSGLLEQAANHLLRADLTFERLAERLVVQQTPQEAPEQFDVLELLYQEVEGLPVEDREAIHLVDEIAIRRTLLVRGWTKRLSFAFRSALSSLLSLRITPNDKLTVTISERQPHRLSVSMRLPATIADTIAPSAVDPIEQSQHRARQMASIAVEAIRKTVEQHDGTLAELDGTGFEFELPLCAQEAPA; the protein is encoded by the coding sequence TTGACGTCGGAGGAAGTCGTCAGGCGCCACGTCATCGGCGCGCTCCGAAATCGGCAGACCAGCCTGACCACCGCGCTGCAGCCTCTGGTCAACGAGCAAGCGCGGATGCTCGTCTCGGAATTCGGCTTCGACGCTCACACCGTCGGCAAAATCCTGCAATCGCAAAATACCGTGCTGAACGTATTGTCGGAGCGGTATGACGCGCTTGATGAAGCCGCGCATTACAGCGAGATTCCCTTCGTCGAACTGGCGAATGACGGTCGCATCGTCTATTCCAATGCGGCATTCGACAAGCTCATTCCCGGCAAACGCGGCGCTCCCTTCTCCGGCTTGTTCGGATCCCGTGCGGCCGATGTGTACATGGCGCTCCGGGCAAATCACAACACGAGCTTGCGGGCCGACATCCAGACCGGCGAAACGGTTCGTCAGGTCAGAGTCGAGATCGGCCCGTTGCGCGACGAAGACGGCAAACCGGGCAATTACGCCCTCCTGCTCGATCAGAGCGCGGAACAGAGCCGCCTCGATGCCTTGCAGGATGGCGTGCTCCGCACCGACCTGACCGGCAAGATCCGGTTCGCGAACGAGCGAGCCGCGCAGGTCCTGGGGTTCTCGGAATCAGAGCTCAAGGAGATGTCGCTCTCTCACGTGTTCGGGCCAGACGACGACGGAACGACGAACCTGTTCGCCGAATGGATCACCAAGCAGACCGGCTTCTCCAGCTTCGTCCGGCTCCGTCCAAAAGACGGTCGGTCCGTTCTGGCAAGGGTCAGCGGAACGCCCTACATGGAAGCACCGAACAGCTCGGCAGGGTTGTTGGTGCTGTTCGCTCCTCTTGCCGAGGATCGCGCGCGTCACGAGCTCAAGACGATTCTCGCCGGGCACGATGATCCGCAAGAGATCATCGAGGCGACGCTTCAGGCGATCGGCAAGGTTATCCCATTCGAAATGAGCACGTTCGGGGTCTACAACGATCTCAACGATTATTGGCGAGCCGTCACTATCTCTCCACGACCCAGCTGGGAGTGGAGCACACGTTGGTTCAAGGTGCCGCCTGGCGTGATCGAGTGGCTCGAGCAGGGCAAGACGTGGGACAACGATCTGGCCGGGTTCGTCGAGAGCCGCAATCCGGAGGAAAAAGACAATCCGGTGAGCAAGGCCATCATCGACGACAAGTTCGAGTCGATGCTCGTGCTGCCGATACGCAAGGCGGGAGGCCGGTTCGGAAGCTCGCTGGCTCTGCTGTCCCGCAAGCACAAATACACCGCCGCTGACCTGCGCACGCTGCAAAATCTCGGCGTCGAGGAGATCTTGCAGGCCGCAAACGCTGCCATGGAACATGCTCAGGCGCACGCCTTGCGCAAGCTCAAGGATGACTTGAACAAGGCGCCGAGTGCGCGCGCCATCGCCGAACTGCTGGCCACCGGCACCACAAAATGCCTGGGCTGGGAGTATGTCGGCGTGTTCCGGGTCGATCGCCTGCGCAGCAGGTTCGTGCTGGTTTCCGAGCACGTCAAGAACGACAGAAACCTTTTGGTGAAATCGGCCGACCGCAAGGCCGAATACACTCAGGAACTGTCCAGCGGCATGCTCGGCAGCTGCCTGACCGCGCGGGACATTCTCGTCGTTCCTGATATCAGCGACACCGAGCGGAATTACGGCTTCATCCAGACCGCCCCCGATCAACGATCTGCCATGACCGTGCCTCTGTTCGTGAATGGCAAGATCGAGCTCATTCTGGACATGGAATCGTCGGAGCTGAACGCGTTCCGCGGACCTGATCGGGACGCGGCAAGCGGGCTTGCCGCCGACTGCGAACAGATCTTTGCGGCTCGCTGGCACGAAGCGATCGAGTATGCGCTCATGAACAGGATCGAGCAGGCAGCCGTCATCGTGGATGCCGTCGGCACGATCTGCCACATGAATGGTGCCGCGGCCAACATCTTCGGCCAGGCACGTGACAAGAAGCTCTCGTCATTTGGCGCTCGGGACGAAGACTCCGTGCAACTGGCGGAAACCGGCATCCAGCACCGGCTGCGGGTCCATTTGGCGATCGGAGATGCGCCGCGCACCGAGCTGACGGTTCTCGCCAATCGCGAGCCGTTGAACGACGACTATGGTCATCAGCTCTGGCTGTTCACCAGCCTCGCCGACCAAAGCCGGGAGAGCGACTGGGGCTATCTGGAGGAAACCGTCACGGCTGTCGCGCGCGAGACCCGCGCTCCGCTGTTGATGGCCGATGGCCTGCTGCGCAGCGCCGCCTCGCTCCTCGGCAAGCCGGACCTTATGAGAAACTGCTCCGGTCTGCTCGAGCAGGCGGCCAACCATTTGCTTCGGGCCGATCTGACCTTCGAGCGCCTGGCCGAGCGTCTTGTCGTTCAGCAGACCCCGCAGGAAGCGCCCGAACAGTTCGACGTCCTGGAACTTCTCTATCAGGAGGTCGAGGGCCTTCCCGTCGAGGATCGTGAGGCCATCCACCTCGTCGACGAGATTGCGATCCGACGTACCCTATTGGTCAGGGGCTGGACGAAGCGGTTGAGCTTTGCGTTTCGCTCCGCCCTCAGCTCCCTCTTGTCGTTGCGCATCACGCCGAACGACAAGCTGACCGTGACGATCTCAGAACGGCAGCCGCATCGCCTCTCGGTATCCATGCGCTTGCCCGCGACGATTGCCGACACCATCGCTCCGTCGGCTGTGGACCCGATCGAGCAGAGCCAGCACCGGGCACGGCAGATGGCCAGCATCGCGGTCGAGGCGATACGCAAGACCGTCGAGCAGCACGACGGTACCCTGGCCGAGCTGGACGGCACGGGATTCGAGTTCGAACTGCCATTGTGCGCGCAGGAGGCACCGGCATGA
- a CDS encoding LamB/YcsF family protein: MKTIDLNCDLGEGFGAWEMGNDAAMIELASSVNVACGFHAGDPDIMRRTVELAKARGVSVGAHPGYRDLHGFGRHPIAGLKASEIENLVAYQIGALQAIATAAGHKVTHVKAHGALSNVACEDDMTAKAIAAGIKAVDPSLIFVVLANSKLLKAGEDANLPMVHEVFADRAYEDDGNLVSRKKPGAVLHDAKAIAERVVRMVQDGAVVSVTGKVIKMRTDTVCIHGDTHGAVEIARTLRQALKDAGIEVAPFKRGA; encoded by the coding sequence ATGAAGACGATCGATCTCAATTGCGACCTCGGCGAAGGTTTTGGCGCGTGGGAGATGGGCAACGACGCCGCGATGATCGAGCTCGCAAGCTCGGTCAACGTCGCCTGCGGCTTCCACGCCGGCGATCCCGACATCATGCGGCGGACGGTTGAGCTTGCGAAGGCGCGGGGCGTCTCGGTCGGCGCGCATCCCGGCTATCGCGACCTGCATGGGTTCGGCCGGCATCCGATCGCGGGCCTCAAAGCCTCCGAGATCGAGAACCTCGTCGCCTACCAGATCGGCGCGCTGCAGGCGATCGCGACCGCGGCCGGGCACAAGGTCACGCATGTCAAGGCGCATGGCGCGCTCTCCAACGTCGCCTGCGAGGACGACATGACCGCGAAGGCGATCGCCGCGGGGATCAAAGCGGTCGACCCCAGCCTGATCTTCGTCGTGCTCGCCAATTCCAAGCTGTTGAAGGCCGGCGAGGACGCCAATTTGCCGATGGTGCACGAGGTGTTCGCCGACCGCGCCTATGAGGACGACGGCAACCTCGTCTCGCGCAAGAAGCCCGGCGCGGTGCTGCATGATGCCAAGGCGATTGCCGAGCGCGTGGTGCGCATGGTGCAGGACGGCGCAGTGGTCTCGGTGACGGGCAAGGTCATCAAGATGCGCACGGACACGGTATGCATCCATGGCGACACCCACGGCGCCGTCGAGATCGCGCGGACCTTGCGTCAGGCGTTGAAGGATGCGGGGATCGAGGTCGCGCCGTTCAAGCGCGGGGCGTGA
- a CDS encoding ribonuclease activity regulator RraA has protein sequence MSLSPEARKTLAGITTATITTVLLKKGLRNVWMRGARPLRPGLPRLVGPAFTLRFVPAREDLATPESWSSPISTRTAIEAMPDGCIAVVDAMGITDAGIFGDILCARMVKRGVTALVTDGVVRDVEGVLGTNLPVWCDGYAAPPSVAGLTFVGWGEPIGCGGVAVFPNDIVVADQDGCVLIPQAMLDHVLNEGVEQERMEAWIVNEVNNGAVLPGLYPMNAETKARYAASKK, from the coding sequence ATGTCGCTGTCCCCCGAAGCCCGCAAGACCCTCGCCGGCATCACCACTGCCACCATCACCACGGTCCTGCTGAAGAAGGGCCTGCGCAATGTGTGGATGCGCGGAGCGCGGCCGCTGCGCCCCGGGCTGCCGCGGCTGGTGGGACCGGCCTTCACACTGCGCTTCGTGCCGGCGCGCGAGGACCTGGCGACGCCGGAATCCTGGTCCTCGCCGATCTCCACCCGCACCGCGATCGAGGCGATGCCCGACGGCTGCATCGCCGTGGTCGACGCCATGGGCATCACCGATGCCGGCATCTTCGGCGACATCCTCTGCGCCCGCATGGTCAAGCGCGGCGTCACCGCGCTTGTCACCGACGGCGTGGTGCGTGACGTCGAGGGCGTGCTCGGCACCAATCTGCCGGTGTGGTGCGACGGCTATGCCGCGCCGCCGTCAGTTGCGGGCCTGACTTTCGTCGGCTGGGGCGAGCCGATCGGCTGCGGCGGCGTTGCCGTGTTTCCCAACGACATCGTGGTCGCCGACCAGGACGGCTGCGTGCTGATCCCGCAGGCAATGCTCGACCACGTGCTCAACGAGGGCGTCGAGCAGGAGCGCATGGAAGCCTGGATCGTCAACGAGGTGAACAACGGCGCGGTGCTGCCGGGCCTCTATCCCATGAACGCCGAGACCAAGGCGCGCTACGCCGCCAGCAAGAAGTAA
- a CDS encoding DUF2147 domain-containing protein, whose product MRKLLATAAFLLASTAAQAQYTFEYGGRTIRIDPDRGTVQIPGVYDNTPQPKAKKAKKNEASPGQQPPQQATVEPQAPAAPAPAPVTTPPAAAVQAPAPAAAAPPPAPPAAATASNAPAETAVLPPAAPPPAPAPVEQQAAPAAAPPPAPAVAAAPPAPPPPPAPAPAPVQAAAVAPPAPAAAPTRDLNSPLGVWLTEEKEGKVRIEQCGTNLCGYSVDGKSNQNGEQVLINMKPGKDQKWSGRILDPNSGSTYDSTIAMKGTDRLRVQGCAFGGMFCGGQTWTRVN is encoded by the coding sequence ATGAGGAAGCTGTTGGCCACGGCCGCATTCCTTTTGGCGAGCACCGCTGCGCAGGCGCAGTACACTTTCGAATATGGCGGGCGCACCATTCGCATCGACCCGGACCGCGGCACGGTGCAAATCCCCGGCGTGTACGACAACACCCCCCAGCCCAAGGCCAAGAAGGCTAAGAAGAACGAGGCGTCTCCGGGCCAGCAGCCGCCGCAGCAAGCCACGGTCGAGCCGCAAGCGCCGGCCGCGCCAGCCCCCGCGCCCGTCACCACACCGCCCGCCGCCGCCGTGCAGGCGCCCGCACCCGCTGCCGCAGCCCCACCGCCGGCTCCGCCTGCGGCGGCAACGGCCAGCAACGCGCCGGCCGAGACGGCAGTGTTGCCGCCGGCCGCGCCTCCTCCGGCACCTGCGCCAGTCGAGCAGCAGGCAGCGCCCGCCGCAGCACCGCCGCCGGCCCCCGCAGTGGCTGCGGCGCCACCGGCTCCGCCTCCGCCTCCCGCGCCGGCCCCTGCTCCCGTTCAGGCCGCTGCCGTCGCCCCGCCCGCTCCAGCAGCCGCCCCCACGCGCGATCTCAATTCACCGCTCGGCGTCTGGCTCACCGAGGAGAAGGAAGGCAAGGTCCGCATCGAGCAATGCGGCACCAATCTGTGCGGCTATTCGGTCGACGGCAAATCGAACCAGAACGGCGAGCAGGTTCTGATCAACATGAAGCCCGGCAAGGACCAGAAGTGGTCCGGGCGCATCCTCGATCCGAACTCCGGCTCGACTTACGATTCGACGATCGCGATGAAAGGCACCGATCGCCTGCGCGTGCAGGGCTGCGCCTTCGGCGGCATGTTCTGCGGCGGCCAGACATGGACACGGGTCAACTAG
- a CDS encoding CHAT domain-containing protein — MTAKIAIATAEPNMFETLRGHLLAAGVAPEHLYDKPLMTPAQTSEWLIANETELLVLDARLPIDPSAGYDTRTTLGAKHLLNTVVLAQDPHTSVLMVAPSFGTCADLEEECRAAGNALILPMDALQLHRHRILRPFIAMLTGRPDETNAIPGAFRVVEIEIHSARVECRLGTGEDGCSMLRWNTISDLDDLKSAALAYARDEMPPNNWLGQTRDVGTRLFKSFVVKAIGEHLFSQIEKSAGGLVGLSFRFVISDAGFYPVPFEASVRYLSEENGPFVLLYAPIVRRIPSFVRGRASERARIKPGAKLMFVRSQIGEHPDMKLDSAICAGKRFDKLGNIDIELKHVEELGAAGCFDLKVVNLSDAPPGEAAAYLLKQLDAFRPTILHYAGHAFSDGQQTATLVLPGMQPEQAIGLKLDRVAASDGLSATTLVYLSACRGISKGCVQQLVMNGIPYALGFRWNVEDERAPQFAKEFYDELHKTRSVCVAFRKACRASWESLNYDEESPIWLSPILLAQSTDWAARCL, encoded by the coding sequence ATGACAGCCAAGATTGCGATCGCCACCGCCGAGCCAAACATGTTCGAAACCCTGCGGGGACATCTGCTCGCGGCAGGCGTGGCCCCGGAGCACTTGTACGACAAGCCCCTGATGACCCCGGCGCAGACGAGCGAGTGGCTCATCGCGAACGAGACCGAACTGCTCGTGCTCGATGCCCGGTTGCCGATCGATCCGAGCGCAGGCTACGACACACGCACGACTCTCGGTGCAAAGCACTTGCTCAACACCGTGGTTTTGGCACAGGACCCGCACACCTCCGTGCTGATGGTCGCCCCCTCGTTCGGGACCTGCGCGGACCTGGAGGAAGAGTGCAGAGCCGCCGGCAATGCGCTGATCCTGCCGATGGACGCCCTGCAGCTGCACCGCCACCGGATCCTGCGCCCGTTCATTGCGATGCTCACCGGTCGCCCCGACGAGACGAACGCCATTCCGGGCGCATTCCGGGTGGTTGAGATCGAAATCCACAGCGCCAGGGTGGAATGCCGGCTCGGAACGGGTGAAGACGGCTGCTCGATGCTTCGCTGGAACACCATCAGCGATCTCGATGACCTCAAGTCTGCAGCTCTGGCCTATGCGCGCGATGAGATGCCGCCGAACAATTGGCTCGGCCAGACGCGCGACGTCGGAACACGCCTGTTCAAGAGCTTCGTCGTCAAAGCGATCGGCGAACATCTGTTCTCGCAGATCGAGAAGTCCGCGGGTGGACTGGTGGGATTGTCGTTCCGATTTGTCATCAGCGACGCAGGCTTCTACCCGGTGCCCTTCGAGGCGAGCGTCCGATATCTTTCGGAGGAAAACGGACCATTCGTGCTTCTCTATGCGCCGATTGTCCGGCGCATTCCCTCGTTCGTCCGTGGAAGGGCCAGCGAGCGAGCGCGGATCAAGCCGGGCGCAAAACTGATGTTCGTGCGTTCGCAGATCGGCGAGCATCCCGATATGAAACTCGACAGCGCGATTTGCGCCGGCAAGAGATTCGACAAGCTCGGCAATATCGACATCGAGCTGAAGCACGTGGAAGAGCTGGGCGCCGCGGGCTGCTTCGATTTGAAGGTCGTCAACCTGTCGGATGCCCCTCCGGGCGAGGCGGCCGCCTATTTGCTGAAGCAGCTCGACGCATTCCGGCCGACCATTCTGCACTATGCCGGTCACGCCTTCAGCGATGGCCAGCAGACCGCGACCCTGGTCCTTCCCGGGATGCAGCCGGAGCAGGCGATCGGCCTGAAACTCGATAGGGTGGCGGCCTCCGACGGCCTGTCAGCAACGACGCTGGTCTACCTCTCGGCCTGCCGTGGCATCTCGAAGGGCTGCGTTCAGCAATTGGTGATGAACGGAATCCCCTATGCGTTGGGCTTCCGATGGAACGTGGAGGACGAACGCGCGCCGCAGTTCGCCAAGGAGTTCTATGACGAACTCCACAAGACGCGGTCGGTTTGCGTCGCGTTCCGGAAGGCGTGCCGCGCATCGTGGGAAAGCCTGAACTACGACGAGGAAAGCCCGATCTGGCTCTCGCCGATCCTGCTGGCGCAGTCGACCGATTGGGCAGCACGCTGCCTGTGA
- a CDS encoding biotin-dependent carboxyltransferase family protein has product MSRLVVASIGPASSVQDGGRFGAQRYGLTVSGAMDRLSLAAANTLVGNEPFAAAVEIGPFGAAFTARDGAVRVAISGAPRNADVAGNPVAMDSSVTLKDGETLTLGFARGGAFTYLAIEGAITGELVFGSLAVNARAGLGSPYPRPLQAGDEFSVHAASGAGEMRIELPKPVSGPIRILLGPQDDEFDDANKALFLDSEWKISATSDRMGYRLEGPAIKHLHGHNIVSDGTVNGSIQVPGNGAPIALMMDRGTSGGYPKIATIITADVGRLAQTSAGTAFRFKAVSMIEAQDEAKKFAQLIRTLPDRLRSSDSVALNIEALSDANVAGHAVNAIDAGTWQVTAEP; this is encoded by the coding sequence ATGAGCCGGCTCGTCGTCGCCAGCATCGGCCCGGCAAGCTCCGTCCAGGACGGCGGCCGCTTCGGCGCGCAGCGCTATGGCTTGACAGTCAGCGGCGCGATGGATCGGCTGTCGCTGGCTGCGGCGAACACGCTCGTCGGCAACGAACCGTTCGCGGCTGCCGTCGAGATCGGACCGTTCGGCGCCGCCTTCACCGCCCGCGACGGCGCCGTGCGCGTCGCCATTTCAGGCGCGCCGCGCAACGCGGATGTCGCCGGAAACCCCGTTGCCATGGACAGTTCGGTGACGCTGAAGGACGGCGAGACGCTGACGCTGGGCTTTGCCCGCGGCGGCGCCTTCACTTATCTGGCGATCGAAGGCGCCATCACGGGCGAACTGGTGTTCGGCAGTCTCGCGGTGAATGCCCGCGCCGGCCTCGGCAGCCCCTACCCGCGCCCGCTCCAGGCCGGCGACGAATTCAGCGTCCATGCCGCGAGCGGCGCGGGCGAGATGCGCATCGAATTGCCGAAGCCCGTGAGCGGCCCGATCCGTATTCTGCTGGGGCCGCAGGACGACGAGTTCGACGATGCCAACAAGGCGCTGTTCCTGGACAGCGAGTGGAAGATATCGGCGACCTCCGATCGCATGGGTTACCGACTGGAAGGCCCCGCCATCAAGCATCTGCACGGCCACAACATCGTCTCCGACGGCACCGTCAACGGCAGCATCCAGGTCCCCGGCAACGGCGCGCCGATCGCGCTGATGATGGACCGCGGCACCTCCGGCGGCTATCCGAAGATCGCCACCATCATCACGGCCGATGTCGGCCGCCTCGCACAGACCTCGGCAGGAACGGCGTTTCGCTTCAAGGCCGTCAGCATGATCGAAGCACAGGACGAGGCGAAGAAGTTCGCGCAATTGATCCGCACCCTGCCCGATCGCCTGCGCTCCTCCGACAGCGTCGCGCTGAATATCGAGGCGCTCAGCGATGCCAACGTTGCCGGCCATGCGGTGAACGCGATCGATGCCGGCACCTGGCAGGTCACCGCGGAGCCTTAA
- the pxpB gene encoding 5-oxoprolinase subunit PxpB yields MAATLPPPRLLPSGDSAVTVEFSRTIDEDANQRVLALDKALAASPIDGITETVPTYRSLLVHYDPCKIGFDALGEKLLPIAIQPPPPVTKARRWRIPVAYGGEYGIDLEDVAKALSTTPDDIVARHAGGDYKVAMIGFTPGWSYLSGLDKSLHMSRRQNPRLLTPAGTISIGGVQAGIQCLAAPSGWHLLGRTPVRTYQLHRNPTFLTEPGDRVTFFAIDHKTFEELDRAAEAGELVAEQVVA; encoded by the coding sequence ATGGCCGCGACGCTTCCCCCGCCCCGCCTTCTGCCCAGTGGCGACAGCGCCGTCACGGTCGAGTTCAGCCGCACCATCGACGAGGATGCGAACCAGCGCGTGCTGGCGCTGGACAAGGCGCTGGCTGCAAGCCCCATCGACGGCATCACCGAGACCGTGCCGACCTATCGCTCGCTGCTGGTGCATTACGACCCCTGCAAGATCGGCTTCGACGCGCTTGGCGAGAAGCTGCTGCCAATTGCAATCCAGCCGCCGCCGCCGGTGACCAAGGCGCGCCGCTGGCGCATTCCCGTCGCCTATGGCGGCGAGTACGGCATCGACCTCGAGGATGTCGCCAAGGCGCTGAGCACCACGCCTGATGACATCGTCGCCCGGCATGCCGGCGGCGACTACAAGGTGGCCATGATCGGCTTCACGCCGGGCTGGTCCTATCTCAGCGGCCTCGACAAATCGCTGCACATGTCGCGGCGGCAAAATCCGCGGCTGCTGACGCCTGCCGGCACGATCTCGATCGGCGGCGTCCAGGCCGGCATCCAGTGCCTCGCCGCCCCCAGTGGCTGGCATCTGCTCGGCCGCACACCGGTGCGAACCTATCAGCTCCATCGCAACCCGACGTTCCTGACCGAACCCGGTGATCGCGTGACGTTCTTCGCCATCGACCACAAGACCTTCGAGGAGCTGGATCGCGCCGCGGAGGCCGGCGAGCTCGTCGCCGAGCAGGTGGTCGCATGA